In Myxocyprinus asiaticus isolate MX2 ecotype Aquarium Trade chromosome 3, UBuf_Myxa_2, whole genome shotgun sequence, the following proteins share a genomic window:
- the LOC127425116 gene encoding mitochondrial import inner membrane translocase subunit Tim8 A-like produces the protein MADFSSRFDMPSASLSESTDASELQRLIAVEQQKAQFQAQVHNFTDVCWDKCVDKPSSKLDSRTETCLVSCVERFIDTTLTITNRFTQMVQKGAH, from the exons ATGGCAGATTTTAGTTCACGCTTTGACATGCCGTCGGCTAGTTTGTCAGAATCTACCGATGCTTCGGAGCTTCAGCGTCTGATTGCTGTAGAGCAGCAGAAAGCGCAGTTTCAAGCGCAG GTTCACAACTTTACTGATGTTTGCTGGGATAAGTGTGTGGACAAACCGAGTAGCAAATTGGACTCACGAACTGAGACGTGTCTCGTAAGCTGCGTGGAACGTTTCATCGACACAACCCTCACCATCACGAATCGCTTTACACAGATGGTCCAGAAGGGCGCGCATTGA